In Ailuropoda melanoleuca isolate Jingjing chromosome 4, ASM200744v2, whole genome shotgun sequence, the following proteins share a genomic window:
- the RAB3D gene encoding ras-related protein Rab-3D isoform X1, whose protein sequence is MASAGDPPAGPRDAADQNFDYMFKLLLIGNSSVGKTSFLFRYADDSFTPAFVSTVGIDFKVKTVYRHDKRIKLQIWDTAGQERYRTITTAYYRGAMGFLLMYDVANQESFTAVQDWATQIKTYSWDNAQVILVGNKCDLEDERVVPTEDGRRLADDLGFEFFEASAKENINVKQVFERLVDVICEKMNESLEPSSSPGSNGKGPTLGDAPAPEPSSCSC, encoded by the exons ATGGCATCAGCCGGAGACCCCCCCGCAGGCCCGCGGGATGCAGCCGACCAGAACTTCGACTACATGTTCAAGCTGCTGCTCATTGGCAACAGCAGTGTGGGCAAGACGTCCTTCCTGTTCCGCTACGCGGACGACTCCTTCACACCGGCCTTTGTCAGCACAGTGGGCATCGACTTCAAGGTCAAGACGGTCTACCGCCATGACAAGAGGATCAAGCTGCAGATCTGG GACACGGCGGGCCAGGAGCGCTACCGCACAATCACCACAGCCTACTACCGCGGAGCCATGGGCTTCCTGCTCATGTATGACGTTGCCAACCAGGAGTCCTTCACTGCCGTGCAGGACTG GGCCACACAGATCAAGACCTACTCTTGGGACAACGCGCAGGTGATCCTTGTGGGGAACAAGTGTGACCTGGAAGATGAGCGGGTCGTGCCTACTGAGGATGGCCGGAGGCTCGCCGATGACCTTG GTTTTGAGTTCTTTGAGGCCAGCGCCAAGGAGAACATCAACGTGAAGCAGGTCTTTGAGCGCCTGGTGGATGTCATCTGTGAGAAGATGAATGAGTCCCTCGAACCCAGCTCCAGCCCAGGGAGCAATGGGAAAGGCCCGACCTTGGGGGATGCCCCAGCCCCTGAGCCCAGCAGCTGCAGCTGCTAG
- the RAB3D gene encoding ras-related protein Rab-3D isoform X2 — translation MASAGDPPAGPRDAADQNFDYMFKLLLIGNSSVGKTSFLFRYADDSFTPAFVSTVGIDFKVKTVYRHDKRIKLQIWDTAGQERYRTITTAYYRGAMGFLLMYDVANQESFTAVQDWATQIKTYSWDNAQVILVGNKCDLEDERVVPTEDGRRLADDLVVSDFSEFLHCIFIIRKKKY, via the exons ATGGCATCAGCCGGAGACCCCCCCGCAGGCCCGCGGGATGCAGCCGACCAGAACTTCGACTACATGTTCAAGCTGCTGCTCATTGGCAACAGCAGTGTGGGCAAGACGTCCTTCCTGTTCCGCTACGCGGACGACTCCTTCACACCGGCCTTTGTCAGCACAGTGGGCATCGACTTCAAGGTCAAGACGGTCTACCGCCATGACAAGAGGATCAAGCTGCAGATCTGG GACACGGCGGGCCAGGAGCGCTACCGCACAATCACCACAGCCTACTACCGCGGAGCCATGGGCTTCCTGCTCATGTATGACGTTGCCAACCAGGAGTCCTTCACTGCCGTGCAGGACTG GGCCACACAGATCAAGACCTACTCTTGGGACAACGCGCAGGTGATCCTTGTGGGGAACAAGTGTGACCTGGAAGATGAGCGGGTCGTGCCTACTGAGGATGGCCGGAGGCTCGCCGATGACCTTG TAGTTTCTGACTTCAGTGAATTTCTCCACTGcatatttataatcagaaaaaaaaagtattaa